Sequence from the Candidatus Krumholzibacteriota bacterium genome:
GCGTTTAATCTCAGGGAAGTTAAATGTTTACAAATACCTGTCATACTGTTAGTATAATATCCCGTATACCTGATGATACTCGTATTGTCACCCCTGGTTGATGTCGGCTTTTGTCCGCCGGATAAGATTCAATGATTGACCCGAAACGGATATTAAGAATACTGACGATCTTAGCGGTCCTGACTGTGTTTCTGGCTGCCGGGGGGGGCGGGGCGCTGGCCGACCGAAACGCGAAGGCTGTATATTCTGATGGAGATATGGTCTCGACTTCTTCTGGGGAAGCGACCAGGGTAGGCGTTGAAGTGCTTAAGGCGGGCGGAAATGCTATCGATGCCGCGGTGGCGGTATCTTTCGCCCTTGCCGTAACGCATCCATCAGCAGGGAATATTGGGGGCGGAGGTTTTCTTCTCTTCAGGGACGATTCAGGGGAGAATCATTTCATAGATTTCAGGGAAAAAGCTCCCGCCGGAGCAACGGAAGATTTCTTTCTGGACATTGAAGGGAACCCGATAGAAGGCATGAGTAGATCGGGACACAACTCGGTAGGAGTCCCCGGTACTGTCGCAGGGATCTATCTTGCCTGGGAGAGATTCGGCAGCATGCCATGGAAAGCACTTATCGACCCGGCGGTGCGGCTAGCTGAAGAAGGGTTCACTGTTGACGGGGATCTCGCCGCCTCGCTGCTTTGTCTCAAGGAATATCGGAAGGATTTTCCTCTCCTCGACGGCCTTATTATGCATGAAGGAAGATATGTCAGAGAGAATGACACGCTGTCGCAGCCTCAACTTGCCAGGACTCTGGGACTGATAGCAAGAGATGGTCCTGATGCTTTCTACAGGGGCAAGATCGCGGCGATGATCGTTCGAGAGATGGAAGCTGGAGGTGGATCGATCACCGCTCAGGACCTTCGGGAGTACAAAGCGGTGATGAGGGAGCCTGTTGTCGGTTCTTACAGGGGACATATCATCATCTCAGCTCCTCCGCCAAGTTCGGGGGGGATCGTCCTGATAGAGATATTGAATATTCTCGAAGGATTCGATCTTGGCTCTATGGAATATCTGTCCGATCGGTCTGTCCACCTGATCGTGGAAGCGGAGAAATTCGCATATCGTGACAGGGCATGTTACCTCGGTGATCCTGATTTCGTTGAAATCCCGATCGCCAGACTTCTTTCCAAAGGGTATGCCCGATCGATGAGGGATAAGATCACGGCGAGTTCGACCGACTCGAGGAGTATCGGTCAATCTCGATGTCCACCAGGAAAGGAAAGTGAAGAGACGACTCATTATTCAATAATCGACAGAAGCGGGAATGCCGTTGCCGTCACGACTACTCTTAATAGTCCGTATGGATCGAAGGTAGTGGTAAAAGGTGCTGGATTTCTGCTGAACAATGAAATGGATGATTTCTCGATCAAGCCGGGAGCGCCTAATATATATGGTTTGACGGGTGGAAAGGCGAATGCCATCGCTCCAGGAAAAAGAATGCTCAGTTCGATGACTCCGACGATCGTTCTTAGGGACGATAGACCTTTTCTTATACTCGGATCTCCGGGCGGTTCGACGATAATCACAACGGTAGCGCAACTGATAACTGACATCATAGATTTCTGCCTGAGTCCGGAAGAAGCAATAGCTTCAGGAAGATATCACCATCAGTGGATACCGGATATCGTATATTGCGAGAAAGGCGTCTTCTCTTCAGATGTTGCCGGAAGGCTCATGAAGCGTGGGCACAAGCTGAAGGAGAGATCGTCGATCGGCGACGCTCAGTTGATAATGATCCAGGACGGCAGAGTATGCGGAGTCTCTGATCCGAGGCACGCCGGGACTTCTGCCGGATCGAAAAGTGAAAGAACCAGGGAATGAAAGGGGAAAAGAGATGAAAACGAAATTGATCCTGTTGCCTGCTATTCTTGTACTGTTTTCGACGATTTATCCGGCTGTCTCCAGCCGCGCGTCGACTGATATCGATCCGTACGAGATGATTGATGCTTGCGGTCGTTTTCCGTTCGCCAAGGTGATCCCTCTTGATAACGGTGAGGCGTGGGGAATGATATACGCAGACGTCTATGGAAAGATCTACCTGAAGCGATGGACGTCAAAAGGATGGAAACAGGAGTGGGAACTGACAAACCTTGGATCGAAAGTAAGAAAATTCTTCATCACCGACGTGGAAGGTGATGGCAGGGACGATATAGTGATAGCGACCGTCTCAGGAAGGATCCTCACCTATTCGATGAATGGATATATCAACACATGGGAAAATATCGAGGATGATTTCACAAGCATAGAAGCGATCGAACTGGGAAATATCGACAGCGATCCGCAGGTGGAGTTCATAGTCATCGCTGGCGGGACGATGTATATTATCGACGGGGTCGACAAGAGCCGCCAGTGGATCAGCGAGAGGAAATTCAAAGCTGCCGAAATAGTCATAGCAAATGTCGATTCGGATGATGCGATGGAGATAATCCTGAACACGGGGATAATAATAGATTCTAAGTTTCGAAATATCGAACTGGAATGGGATAAATCATTCGGGGACAGAATAACAGTCTTTGATATGAATAATGACGGGTATCCTGAAGTAATAGGTGAATTTACCGATTATTCGCTGCGGATATTCGATATCTATTCGGAGAGGGAAGTCTGGTAGGACTGGTTATAAAGACCTAAAAAAACGGCCAGAATACCAATAAACTGTTTATAAATATTATTAACTATGGTATAATACGCCACGATGTATGGCAAGGTTATGATACTATTATGGAACCTGTGAGGAGGGAAGCTGTGAATCATAAGCTATTGGTCGTTTGTGCCGCCTTATCCTTCCTGATCCTGTCTTCTTTGAATGTTTCGGCTGTAGAGATGAGGACCGAGACATTCGCGCTTGACGGAGGGGGCTCTTTCATGAGTTCGCCTGTTATTTGGAGCGGTAATATTACCGGCGGGACGCTTTTCCCCGGTACTTACTGGATCAGGCTCGACGACAGTAACTGGCCGGATGATAATCCCGTGACTACGGAAAACGAAAGATGGGATTATATCTTCGCCACTTACTTTACCTATGACGATACTCCCGATAACGAGGGATGGGACGGCGATTTCAAGGGCGTTATAGGTGATGAGACGCCATACTGGCGGTTCTATACCGAAGCGGGAGACACTCTGGGAGGCCTCTGTTCAAGTTTCAGGGTCGTGATAAGGGACCTGAACGGAAACGCCATAATGGAAGATAACGAATATCAGAACAAGGCGCTCTCGATCGGTTTTGTCTGTTATATCAATTTCAGCAAGGGATGTTTTACAAGTTTTTGCGGTCAGGGAAACTGCTCCGGCACGCTTGACCTCGCCGATGAATCGACGATGCAGGAAGAGCTTTACATTCCTTCACCGATCTACCCGGGGGGAAGGCTGTATCTCAGAGATGTCAGCTGCGTGACCGATACAGACGCGTCGACATGGGGCTCGATCAAGGCTATATACAGGGACTGACAACAGGAATGGAAAGGAGTGATCGTAAATGATGCATTACACGAAGTTAGTACTGTTCCTGGTTATGATCGTTGTCTCTGTTCCCGTAGCCATGAACGCTCAGGCCCTGCCTGATACGCTTTTTCTTGAATTCGATTTTGAGGGATTCGGGAATATGATCCTGACATCTCCGCCCGTCTATTCCGGTGATGTCGTTAATGGAGATCCGATCGTTCTGGGAGCGACATGGTGGATGCAGATTGACGATACCGGATGGCCCGCCACGAGCAGTCCAGAGACGAGATGGGATTATATCTTTAACACATATTTCGAAT
This genomic interval carries:
- the ggt gene encoding gamma-glutamyltransferase, encoding MIDPKRILRILTILAVLTVFLAAGGGGALADRNAKAVYSDGDMVSTSSGEATRVGVEVLKAGGNAIDAAVAVSFALAVTHPSAGNIGGGGFLLFRDDSGENHFIDFREKAPAGATEDFFLDIEGNPIEGMSRSGHNSVGVPGTVAGIYLAWERFGSMPWKALIDPAVRLAEEGFTVDGDLAASLLCLKEYRKDFPLLDGLIMHEGRYVRENDTLSQPQLARTLGLIARDGPDAFYRGKIAAMIVREMEAGGGSITAQDLREYKAVMREPVVGSYRGHIIISAPPPSSGGIVLIEILNILEGFDLGSMEYLSDRSVHLIVEAEKFAYRDRACYLGDPDFVEIPIARLLSKGYARSMRDKITASSTDSRSIGQSRCPPGKESEETTHYSIIDRSGNAVAVTTTLNSPYGSKVVVKGAGFLLNNEMDDFSIKPGAPNIYGLTGGKANAIAPGKRMLSSMTPTIVLRDDRPFLILGSPGGSTIITTVAQLITDIIDFCLSPEEAIASGRYHHQWIPDIVYCEKGVFSSDVAGRLMKRGHKLKERSSIGDAQLIMIQDGRVCGVSDPRHAGTSAGSKSERTRE